The Rosa rugosa chromosome 1, drRosRugo1.1, whole genome shotgun sequence genomic sequence gTAGTAGTGGTGCAGGAGCAGCGAAGGCaaactgcaggggcagcagatgTGTGGCAGGGCTGCAGTGGCAGCAGCAGAGCTGGTCGCAGGGGCGCGCTAGCAGGTATGCGCACGGGCTGGCAGGTATGCTGGCCGAAAGGGCTGCAGGAGCAGGCGGGCTAGCAAGGGGCTAGATGCAGAGATGCTTCGGTGGCAGCAGGCTGGAACGCAGGGCTGCAGGGAGGGGGCAGCAAGCAGCGATGCAGGGGCGTGTGGCTGCGGGATCAGCTCgcagggcagcaggggctgctgtgCAAGGTTGCAGGCGGGGCAGCAGTAGGCGCAGGGGCGCACGCGGGGCAGGCTACAGCGatgctagcacgggctaggggctgcggcagttttggcgatatgaaattcttttcgggttttggctttttggcttttgtggtttagggctcgtgctgataacgtgtttaagtaaaatagattcgagaaagaattgtagagagagatgtgtattattattgagaataggagccctatatatagggattacaaagtactagttctaatgttacaaggaataccaatccgtgtaggaatgggaaatctagaactttctctcctattgctactcctagtttgataaggcacactaaatcgatattccttcaacactcttTATCTTTGATCTTGTTGTATAGTTGATTTGGATTCTGCTTTCGCAATGCACTTGTATCTTTTTAGCCAGTAGCGGGCATACTCTGTTTTACAAAGATTCCGTACCTCTCCGCCCTTCGACTACTATTAATAGAATTATTGTTATTTCtagtaaattaattaaaagataaaatatttttgaaaatagtaaaaatccGTATGTAGCGATTTAACCGACGGTACATGCATAGGAATGTTCCTTTGGGATGTGACGATAATGAGAGAGTATCTATCCTATTATTATAAGGGTGTCGTCCTAACGAGACGGTCACACCGGCACGTGGTAGCTGATTCCATGGAGTTAGTACTGGCGACTTTCCAGTAATACCGTTGAGCTCCAACCTCCTTCCAGCTGGAGATAGCTGTCCAATCTCCCCCGTCCCTCCCCCCATGTGAGACACCACTTTGCCCAAAGCTCTTACATACTTGCACCCATGGGGGAATATCATACATATTGCAGCTTGCCTTAGTATTTGTtaggatttttctttttctttcactaTTCCCAGTttagaaccaaaaaaaaacaagaagaagaaaaaaaccaaGTCAACAATCATTGTTGGCTTATTGAGTATAACCTTTTGAGTTTCTGGGTGCATTATATAAGAcgctctcttttctttctttggggGTGCTCTTCCACTTTGGTCTTCCCCAAGTCTCCTTCATTCTCTCTTTCGTTTTAGCATTCCGAGTTTGATCGTGGTTTTTGTCTCTGCTGGCTAGTTGGGTTGACATTTGGTATATCATTATCATGGCACAGTTACCCCCAAAGGTTCCAAACATGACCCCAAGTTGGCCGGACTTCAGCCACCAAAAGATGTCGTGTTTTGCACCCACCGGCGGCAATGCCGCCTCCCAGAACCCTTGTTGGGTCGACGAGTTCCTCGACTTCTCGTCGGCCAGGCGGGGATCTCACCGGAGATCCGTCAGCGACTCCATCACATTTCTCGAGGCGCCAATGCAGGACGAATGCCGAGCCTCCGGAGCAGCCCCGGagcccaacaacaacaacaacaacaacagtcaCCATGTTCATGAGTTCGATAGGTTTGACGATGAGCAGTTCATGTCCATGTTTACCACCGATGAAATCaacgccgccgccgctgccgcTGCCGGCCCCACCGGGTCGTGCTCGAACCCTTCGACGCCGTCGGATCACAACAGCATTAACGACGACGATGAacaccagcagcagcagcagcttgaTGATGGTGACAAGAAGAAGCGAGAGCTGAAGCATGAATCTGAAGAGGCGGAGAGCGAATGCAAATTGGAGGCACAACAAACCCAGAATGGGGATCGCAATGCATCAAAAAACGCAACCGGCGACAGAAAAATTGACCCAAAAAGGGTGAAGAGGTCAGTTCATAATTCATGCAACTCAACATGTTTTTTACATTGACCCAGGAGACTTTGAAAAATTAGGACATCTACCAACATTTTATTGAAGAGAATGACATGTCttaagatttatttattttttaaatcttAACATGACACATTAATTGTGCTTAGTTACTGtagttttttttataatttttttttttaccgcgAATTGTTAACCGGAATTGCAGCAAGAAATTGATTAAATGGGATTAGTTTGGTTGATTCTGAATCACATATGTATTGTGTTTGCATTAGAATCTTGGCAAACAGACAATCTGCACAAAGATCACGGGTGAGGAAGCTGCAATACATTTCAGAGCTGGAACGCAGTGTTACCTCTCTACAGGTATGTTAATTATGTGAATTAATTTGGTCTTCGATCTGTAATTTACTTTGAAGTTCATCACTACTAACTCATTGATTTCAAAATGAAGGCCGAAGTTTCAGTGCTGTCACCGCGAGTTGCGTTTCTAGATCACCAACGGTTGCTTCTAAATGTAGACAACAGTGCTCTCAAACAAAGAATTGCAGCATTGGCTCAGGATAAGATTTTCAAAGATGGTAattattctttccttttcttttgccaatATGTGAAGCTTGCATTTTCTTTACTGCTTTTTGATTGAATGATTTAAGTACTATAGTTGAAAACACATAATTGCCAATCAATTCAGTTCAGCCCCtaccaaattcttcaacatctTAGCAAAATATTAAAAAGAGCTTGCTGCAACCCATAAAAGGGTGTATGTGTGTATTACTCAACACCATGAAAATAGAAAGATCTACTTTGGAGTAGGTGTAGAGACTTATTTCATTCACCAACAATCAATGCAGAGAACAAAGCATCCTCAGAAGGCCATCATATGCATGCTAAGAGTAGGAAGAAAATTAAGTAGAATATGCATATGTTCATGCAGTTCCTCCACTCTAGTTATTGCAATCTAGATACTTCTTCTCTATTGAATGGCCATTGTAATGATCTAGAGAATCAATAGCAACAAAGTGAAAATATGAGTAATGCGAGAGGAACTATACCCATCTGTAATTGACATGACCACTCATTAATCTATACGAGTTTTTAAGGATACATGTAGAGTAATGTTATTCTCACTTTCAGTTTTGTCATCTTTTGAGTCTGAGTGAACAAAAAATTCACTCTTCGAAATTGAAACTGAAAGTTAGACAAGAGGCTTCCTGTAAAAATCTGTCTGTTTCACCACTTCGCCCATGTGTTCTAATAAAGTAGTGACAATTGTTCTATTCTGAAAATGAAGTCCTCTAGTTTTAGGAGTAGTTAGGTGAGTCCAATGAATATACATGATCTCTGAAGAACTTTAGGAGGGAAGAGAAGTCATTAGAGATAAAGTAGTTTAATTGGCTAAAGGTTGGGCATGTGTATACATGTGTAGTGCACATGTGCACATTTTAATGATGTGGGGTTTGGTGTTATCACAAGTCACAAGTTGTAGACATTATGGACCATAGTTTATAACCTTTATACTAATTGTTTGTGACAATATGAATGCAGCTCATCAAGAAGCACTGAAGAGGGAAATAGAGAGACTGCGGCAAGTGTATCACCAACAGAATCTCAAGAAGATGGACAACAACAACATTGAACAATCACCAAACTCGGACACCATAACTGCTCAACATCCtgatgctgctgctgctgatcAGAAAGAACAACTTCTCAATGTTTCTTCCTGATTTTCTCTCGAGTACGTGGGTATTTATTTAGTATGAGTCTCATATGGCAATTAAACCATCATTTTCGATGCTTTTAATTAGCCAATGTTATTATTTGAGTTGCATATATGCAAATGTAACCAACAGGTCTAATAGTTTGGGGAAACTGAATTCCTTTTGTCAAACACCCAAAGTGTGTTTAACATATAAATCTGACCCATTAGTATTATTGTGTTGGGTCATTTTTATAAGATGTCTTTGAGCTCGCTAGCTAGGAAGAAGTCACAGTATTCTGGGTTACTTCTGGTGCTAAAATGTAGAGTCACGTGATGTGCTGAGCTTTAGAGCTTAAAAGAAGGGACCACTGAGATGATGAATGATTGGAATGCAGCAAAGAACATGTGCAGCTCTCGGCTTtaagaaaaggaaaggaaagcagACTTGACAATGTGTTGGGGTTTTGTGATGATTCTTTCTTATTGGCATcaattctattttgtttttggatCTTCAACTAGGTGTTGTAAGACCAACAAAAAAACTAAGTGGTGATGTTGGAAGGCAAAGTGTAGTGTTGGGACGAACAAAAGTAAGGGTTGTCTGAGTTCTTACTTGGACAGATTTGTTGTAGAATTTTCAGTGTATTTCTTTGTTGTAGTTAACTTGATTTTATGTATTACTAATTAGAGTTTTTTTCTAGTGATTGAACAAATACAACAAACAGATTTGAGTCTATCATCATAAAGATTGACAGTAACATACTTGAGTTGTTAAGAAGCCTTTCCTGGTAAGGGATTACGACAAAGGAGGGGTTTTTCCTTAGTTAGCCTTTCATGTCAAATTAAGCACCTCTCTTTGGATTTCACCCAAAGAGATCTTGGTATTCCATTACCAGTCACTTGAGTAATATCTCTGTGAATTGTGAAAAGGAATAAAAGAACTTGTAGTGTCTAGTGAACCAGAAACTAAAGCAAATGAAAATGATGTACAATGACGGTTGAAATTATCAGTCATATACTAATGGTTGGTTAGTAGGGGATTTTAAAAGTTGAAACACAATTAATTTGAAATGCCAATGGTTAGTTAGGAAAGCTCTGCTCATTTTTAAACAATCAATTTTATTGCTAGTAGAATATATGAAGCAAAATGTTATATCAATCTGGTACTGAAACATCAAGTCTagcaaaagagaggaaaaaccTAATTGACTTCTTCTATTAGCAGAACCAAGTAACTGAAATAATTTTGCTCCAACCGCCAACACAGATACATGAAGCTGATAATCAAACCAGTAAGTTCATATTATGCATCCACCATAAGCTACATTTGTGATCAAAAGTAAACAGATAAACGAGAATCTCAGATGAGCAATTTAACTATTTGATTCAATATCCATGCCATCCACAGACTTGCTCATTTTGAAATCAACCACAGCCTTGTCAAAAGTGTTGCTCACATGCTGGCACATCACCATGAGATCCTGACATGCATCTTTGAATACATCTTTTGCTGGATCACCTGTAAAATTCGTGAAATGGCCAGTTTAAGACTAAACTCCGAATTGCAATTCGTAACAATATGTTGAGTAACACATGAGAATCTTTTTGGGACTGTGACGAAGCAGGCAATTTTAAGTTACATAACTGATTGGCCTGAAAGACAAAGGCACAGACATAATCTAGGGTAGTATTTGACTGCCAACCAGAGCAGTAACCTTTCGATGCATtacattttttctttaaaaCGATGTGGGAAAGGTGCAGGAAATCTATCAGTCAATGTGGGGATATGTGCTCTGTATCTTAGAGCTGCAACTCTCCCCACCCATCTAGAACTTTTAATTCCTCCAAATATCCATGATTATATATGAGAAGATATTTagttaaaggaaaaaaaaaaagcactaaTAGAATCCCATCTTTCTATAGCGCACTCATGAAGCAGCTCTTTCTGTAATGAAACTCAATCAGAGTCTTCGGACCCACAACTTGGCTCTAATTCACATATATGATTGGGCAATTCATATGCACAACTGGTGCTTGGAGACACAATCAACTGAATAAAAATTATTGTTGACCAATGATAATGTAAGTAAAAACCATTGGCACACAAACATTTCTACCAGATTTCTCTCTTAAAGGctgaaagtaaaaataaaaaacaatccCAAAAGCTCACATGATGGAACAAAATCATTAAAATATTGATATCTGATATACctttatatgtgtgtgtgtgtgtgtgtgtgtgtgtcactCAAGGCAAATAAAATACACATGTATATACACACCTGTAGTCTGGATTCTAATATTAACCCGGTTATCTGATGGATGAGGAATGCTGTACCCACAGAATTTCGTCCTTGGACTGCAAGATAATATTAAAGCTTCTGAGAATGCCATTAAGCATATAGTATATTTCTTCCTTTTATTACCTCCACCACTACTCTACTTTTACCACGTCATCATTTCTCAAGCAGTTAGTTAATCCTATCTAATAATACCCTACATAAGTAAGAGTGCTTCGCCACAGAAAATAACAACTCCCAATATGATTTCATGCTTAGACAACTAAGATCTAGAGCAACAGTATAATTTGTAAATATCTGAGCCGTATGTTATTATAAATTAATAAAACTAATTAGAAAGTACTTACTCCTGATTCAAAGTAAATCTGATAGCATTTGCAAATGTGTGGTCCTCATCAACCAAAGAGAATGTGGATTGGCTGGGATCAGAAAGTGTCCCAAGTTCCATTTCTTTACAGAACTTGcctgcaaaagaaaaaaaacaaacaaagaaatccCAATTACTATATCAAATGACAATATTATGTACCAACATCTGGGATCCTACATTTTGATCGTTTTATGTTATTGTGTCAGGAACTCTGAATTCTCCGTCTGCATTGAACTCTACCAAACTATTAACCATTACTCAATTTTAACCTCTAAAGAGATTTCTATTTAAGTAGTAGATGCAAGGTATTGCAATCTGTTTTGGCATTTTAAATAATACAGAAACTACTGATTAGGAGGTTTGGGTTCCAAAaagcaaacaaagaaacaataaTAGCTTACAATCTTAGACGTGAAGCGGCCCTGTGTGATTAGGTATAGGCTGAAAGTTTTGGAGTTCAATAACAAAATGTTGAGGAGGTCAGATATGAGGCTGTTGGTGGTGTTTGTGTCTCAAGATTGCAGGCAAAACACAAGACAGGATTTAAGcaggggcggatccaggattaCAACCTTGGTGGGGCGTGAACTTCTTAAcaaagggagaaaaaaaaattatggtggACAATCTAAACCCCCAATTTAATCAAATGTAACAGAACCAATTTAACAACCTGTGCAAAACCAatttaataaaataaacaacTACAGTTTATAATTTGGTCATTTGGATGCCTAGACCTAATATGACGTAAAACCAAAGGTATAATTTAGTCTCACTGGGATAGAAGCTGGAGGATGCATTGGTAAATGCAAACAAGAACACTTCACACCAGAAGATGCAGTTGTCCAAGGTGTTTTCGATCAGATTGCTTGATAGTAAACTCTCTGGAACATTGCCTAAAGTTAATGCATGTTGTTTTATTATCTGCAGCTACATGATTGCTTTATGCAAGTAAAAGATTACAGAGAAAGACTTAAAAGAAGTGAAGATAAACTTCGGGTTGGTGATTTTGTTCCTCTTGAGATTAATGTACAGGAAAAGATCAATTtgagaggggaaaaaaaaaaagggtatcattttagaaaatgtaaTGGTGaagaataataattttttttttgtctatccACAAACTGAAGTAAAAACTATCTAGATTTTTGGCCAACTTCTTTTGAACTGGCCGGTTTTGAATATGCATTCTGAGTCAAAGAAGCTATCAAATTCCTGTTTGAGTAATAGAACAACTAGAGTTTATAATTTGGTCATTTGGATGCCTAAAACACAAACATGCTATCAGATTCACagcaaaacacaagcatcctaTCCTAATTGCAAACAGCATTAAATCCTCCTAATTGCAATTATATATCATTTTGAGTCTTTTGACTGTCCCATCAACATCAAATGCAAATCCGAAATCGAACCCATTAcccatttcaagttttcaactatACCATTACAGCATTACCTTAGTTAAAAACCAACAAGAATACAAGATCAAATGGAAATCGATTATTTACCGATTGGAAATTGATTATTTACAAGAATACAAGATTAGAAATCGATTATTTACAGATCAAGAGGAGGGAGGACTGGAGGAGCCGTCGGCCGTCgcagaggaggagaagaagacggagagggagagagagatggtgaGATACCTGGAGGCGGAGACCGGAGATGGGTTGCTGGTTCTAGCCTTGCACTCTTGCAGGTTTGCCGAGTCGGAGAGGacagtccaaaaaaaaaaaaaacctatatacctaatttttttttgggcccaAAAATCCCAGTGGGGCATGAAGTTTGAATTTGAAGCCTAAACTGCAATAACTTAGTCTGGTATCAAACTATAGTGAGCGTTCCGTTCAAGGACGAAAAGCTCACAAAACTATATAAGGCAACTCGGTACATTTTAGGCATGGATCCAAAAGGCAACAGCTGTTAACATTTGTTGTAGATAAGTTCATCTGCATCCTAAATCAATGGCAAATGAAAATCGATAGACCCGGTTCTAATTTTGCACATGTCTTGTCGAGGTCGAGTCAGGTGAAAATTAGTCCAATCCAAAACCATCAGCCAAGGAGATTATAGAGATTGAGTATTCATTAGTTGaaagaacccaaaaaaaaaaaaaaaaaaaaaaatttactaatggtttagggtttaagagGTCCAGTGCATCCATGAATTCTCTCGCGAAAAATCTCCAATTTAAGATCAGATTCGTTTCAGTGAGGGAGTAATTAGACAGAAATTACATGATGAACCGCAACCAATTCCGAATCAATCAAACTGAATCCAATACAAtacaataaaatatatatatatatagagagagagagagagagagagaatagagagagagaaagaggagggCTTACTGAATCGTGGGACGGTGAAAGGTATTACTCTAGGCGATGAAGACTCAAAACTTGACGAGGGAGGAGTTGAAGTGAAGAAGGGCTTGGGATTCCTCTGCGTTTTTGTTTCCTCCTTTTTCAAACTGGAGCTCCCTTGATTACGACATGTCGTTTTTGGTTGGTGGCGTCTTCTTCAACGTGTAAGCCATCAGGGCCGGCCTTAAGGCCCAAGGCCTAGGCCTCACATATCAAGGTCCTccaaaaatatatttttgggGCCCTTCACCCATAGCCCAATTTTGAGAGAACACTCCCAATCACCCAACTGACAAATTAATATTCTTATTCACCCtaactaaaagtaaaaagtCGTGTTTGGGctccaaataattaaaaattatgCAATCTGCCACTCTCTCCCCAACATCTTTCCGATgagaaatctctctctctctctctctctctctctctctctccctccccccccTCCAAAATGAACCAAGTTTACATCAGTCTTTGATCGACGGCGTGCTGGCTCAGTGGCCGTTGCCATCGTCGTCGAGGATCATGGATCGAAACTCGTCCCTCTGTCAGAAATCTCTTCCTCGAAGCACTTCATGAACGAGTTGACATCTTGAGTCGCTGGAACGGGATCCTAATCGGTGAGGAAATCCTTCCTCCAGTAAGAGCAGAACGAGAGTAATGCTGGAGTGGCAACCGGAGTTCGAATCCAAGTCCGGGTCAAGTCCTAGACCAAGTTCTTTTCTATCTCAGAGCAAGATGTCATCGTCTGCGCCAAGAATGCCCTCAAGCTCGCCTCACAACACCGGTCTCTCTTAGACGACGCTGGAGCTCTATTAGCATTTGCTCTCCTCGAGATCAAGACCGGCCAACGCGCCAtcagttccttttttttttttttttttctttcgccCTCCTTTTAAGTCCCAGACATAACGCGCATtgtttgatttgaattttttagggaaaatttgaAGGCATTTGGACATTTGGTAGATTAGGTTTGTTCAATTTGCTGCTTTCACTttgcatttataaaattttGGAATTGTGTGATTTATTGCTCTATCTGTATAACCTTTTCTAAAATTGGGGGCAGAAGGTCCATAAGGAAAAAACAaatattgggggcaataaatgttttgaattgatgtaatctcctatGTTTTTTCTTAGTTGCCTCTGTTGATTCCCTTGTCCACCCTGTGCCTGGGCACAATCCCTCGAGTAATGCCCTACCTAGCCACATCTAAAGCATATTACATTCGTCGGCTTCATGCAACCCCTGGTAGTATGGCCCGTCTCACCGCAATTGAAACACCTCACGAGTGCCACCTGCCCCACAGGTGCAGCTATTTCCGTAGCTAGCGCTTGTTGATATGTCATCCGCCTCTTCCAGGACCCACCCTGATTGTCTGTCCCTTCACTGCTCTCAGCAGTTGCCTTTCATTTCCTTTGGGAGTCTCTCTCAGCTGACTCTTGTTCCTAGAAAGTCTGGTTTTCCTGCTCAATGGCCAAAGCCTTAGCCAAAATGAGCTCCACCGTCTTCAGTTCCAGAACAACAACATCGCGCCTAATCGAAGCATTCAGCCCCCGCTGAAACTTCTTAGCCAAACTCTCAGCATCCATTTGTCTCACAAACCGATACAACCTTGAGAATTTCGCCTCATAATCCCTCACACTCATAGCCCCTTGGACTAGCGAGATGAATTCCCTTTCTAATTGTTCCCTCACTGAAGGCGGAAAGTACTTCTTGAAGAGTTTCACAAACTCATCCCAGGTCATGGTGGACACATCCATAACTCTCTGTGTCCAGTTCCACCACACCCGTTCATCGTCCTAAAGTACATAGGAGGCtatctttcttttctccatGTCATCATAGATGACCATCTCGAAGTAGGTCttcatgttctcgatccattAATCTACCAACATGTGATCTGTACCTCCCTTGAAATGGATTGCTCCCAGCCTCGAAAtttcctttgccaacttcgaCAAACCAGTGGCATCTATAACATCCACATCAGGTGGAGCAGGCTACACAACATGCGATGCCTCCACCTTATCCTCAAAGATCTTCTCAATAAGAGGAATCATGCCCCTACTTCGGGCTCTACCcctgcctctgggtctacctcacccctagctctgcctccttgtgaatccatcacctaaggagcataGCACACTTGGTTAATACTTGTAAAATCTTCAAACACAAGTATAAGTCAAACAACATGacttcaacaatcaaacaaCTAAGCCCGTATGGAAGGATACAGTTTTCCCTGAAAACAATCCTTATCACCTGACCAtgcagagttaaatccagaggttcccattcctcaaaagacTGCAACTCAAAGAACCTACACTTAAGTTCACAACTTCACTAACAGAGCAGACCAATGCTCTGACGATTCTATACTCTAACTCAATACTAGCACTCCTGCATACCCTAATGATTATATCAATACTGAAGAACATCAAATGAGGATCCTCTGCAGACAGGCCATCACTCAagtagtactgattatcaccaaatatgtaccttacacTCTAATACGAAACAGTCATGCCccgatttttaacacaattaaaaatcaatatataatctcataattatacatgtgtgatggttcagccatcaatacaaaatacctggaaattttttttctttttaaaccaagtacatactgatgccctgaacccactatgtcaatacatactcgctccgcagagtcaaatattacacaagtttaagaattaaattgccacaacaaaatatTAAGCAAATGCTCCTTAGAGCTTaatacaagcggaagtcttaataacggtaaagtcacaaaatttgcttcctaccgtaaagctgctagcacgctacctcagcttcaaccacgattatcctaacctgcaggattaacccctacaccattgaatagtgaaccgggttgccacacaacaaacccggtaagcttatgaaagctcatatgagtaactcaaaacaaaactccacacaactcacaccaaaatgagaaaaacctttcaactcgagAAAAATGAACAGATATCATGCTTCCCAACACaatattcttttcccaaaagaaaacgaCACAAGTCAcctcgtgacaaaatcatataaattgaaactctgacaattaaatatgcatATTTCCCAAATAACACAAtaaaagtcaccccgtgacaaaattgaaactctgacaatttaaatatgatacacacAAGTCCTCCCTAGACATTTAatagaaagaatccccgaaactcccttttaaaacacgtactcatgaacATCAAGTAGCTCCCTGCTACTCCCCATGATGTACAATGGCAAAGAGCTTTGAACCGATCGTATccactcacccggccaaaggcgtgaagtCCCGATATATATGCCTGAGGTCACTCCCAGCAACCCAAAATCCTCAGACCTCCCCGatcgtcagatcaaaacatttaaaagtgGTCACTCAGGATCAAATGTtactcaactctcaaaaggagatgtcaccccgtgacctccgaTCATCAGACCTTCCCGGTCtccagatcaaaacattaagcaagtctcTCTGtacccaaaatgttaaaccaaatcaaaaggagataTCACCTCGTGACCTCCGAATTATCCAACCTCCCCGATCGTCAGATTCAAAACAGTAAGCAAGTCactctggacccaaaatgttaaaccaaatcaaaaggagatgtcaccccgtgaccttcGAATCATCCGACCTCCCCGGTCGTTAGATTCAAAACATTCAAATCACATTAAAGCgactcacaccaaatcttgacaTTTTTTCAAAGAATAGAAATTCTCAATTCCTAACACAATGTTCCCCGAAAAGTCAAGCCTCAAAATAATAGAATGAaactgtttctactgaagaatacggaacgggaagtgtgtgtgtggatcatgatggggagagagagagagagagagagataacactgcatgtatagtggttcaccttgctcttgaggcaaggctacgtccacttagatagtttactatgagtgaggccaagtgacctttgtagtgatacaagtatagggatcatggatccatcccttctaagaatgagaggacttccctttatagctaaaggaagtccccatctagtttacatttccgatgtgggacacaacatacatattgcttctcttgaagccttttggagagcatgggagggtggcctccctacgaggtaccggtcGACCTCCACCAcgacaacgtagctcgggtgtcggcctaccggatgcatgccataggcggggctagccatgtcgtggggcccacctatgaggtcgttgattatgcttggcggtatgtaatataggtggtatgtacaagtcccccaagtccccgagtaagaggcgcttcttggttggggagtttaaatgtgatgccgccaagtatgagtgatgacctcgttgaacgctatacccatactagtcccccaactccgcaagtaagaagggactctacgggtatgttggtgccccggggccctcatcaagctagtacctgcaaatatgatgagtgcacacaaagcatattgattgc encodes the following:
- the LOC133724855 gene encoding basic leucine zipper 61-like — translated: MAQLPPKVPNMTPSWPDFSHQKMSCFAPTGGNAASQNPCWVDEFLDFSSARRGSHRRSVSDSITFLEAPMQDECRASGAAPEPNNNNNNNSHHVHEFDRFDDEQFMSMFTTDEINAAAAAAAGPTGSCSNPSTPSDHNSINDDDEHQQQQQLDDGDKKKRELKHESEEAESECKLEAQQTQNGDRNASKNATGDRKIDPKRVKRILANRQSAQRSRVRKLQYISELERSVTSLQAEVSVLSPRVAFLDHQRLLLNVDNSALKQRIAALAQDKIFKDAHQEALKREIERLRQVYHQQNLKKMDNNNIEQSPNSDTITAQHPDAAAADQKEQLLNVSS
- the LOC133724856 gene encoding uncharacterized protein LOC133724856; the protein is MELGTLSDPSQSTFSLVDEDHTFANAIRFTLNQDPRTKFCGYSIPHPSDNRVNIRIQTTGDPAKDVFKDACQDLMVMCQHVSNTFDKAVVDFKMSKSVDGMDIESNS